One Alnus glutinosa chromosome 3, dhAlnGlut1.1, whole genome shotgun sequence genomic region harbors:
- the LOC133864390 gene encoding peroxidase 73-like: MGRFNLIVVLSLSLSLCLFPNTISAALQKNYYANVCPNVENIVRDAVTKKFSQTFVTVPATIRLFFHDCFVQGCDASVIIASTGSNTAEKDNPDNLSLAGDGFDTVIKAKAAVDAVPRCKNKVSCADILAMATRDVIALAGGPSYAVELGRFDGLTSTAASVNGKLPAPTFSLDQLNTLFASNGLSQNDMVALSAAHTVGFSHCSRFANRIYNFTLQNPVDPTLNKTYATLLQSGCPKDVDPRIAINMDPNTPQTFDNMYFKNLQQGMGLFTSDQVLFTDTRSKPLVNRWARNSSDFQKAFINAMTRLGRVGVKTAKNGNIRIDCASFN; the protein is encoded by the exons ATGGGTCGGTTTAATCTTATAGTGGTGCTGTCACTTAGCCTTAGCTTGTGTCTCTTCCCCAACACAATATCAgcagcactacaaaaaaattactatGCCAATGTCTGCCCGAATGTCGAAAACATCGTTAGAGATGCTGTCACAAAGAAATTTAGCCAAACGTTTGTTACGGTTCCTGCAACCATCCGCCTCTTCTTCCATGATTGCTTTGTCCAg GGCTGTGATGCCTCGGTGATAATAGCTTCCACTGGAAGCAACACGGCAGAGAAGGACAACCCCGACAATCTCTCGCTCGCTGGAGATGGATTTGACACCGTGATCAAAGCCAAGGCGGCTGTTGATGCAGTCCCAAGATGCAAGAACAAGGTCTCATGTGCGGATATACTCGCAATGGCAACCCGAGATGTCATTGCTCTG GCTGGCGGGCCTTCATATGCGGTTGAGTTGGGAAGGTTTGATGGGCTAACTTCAACAGCTGCAAGTGTAAATGGGAAGCTGCCTGCACCAACCTTCAGTCTGGATCAGCTCAATACCCTATTTGCTTCCAATGGGCTCTCCCAAAATGACATGGTTGCTCTCTCAG cgGCGCACACGGTTGGATTCTCTCACTGTAGCAGGTTCGCGAACCGGATATACAATTTCACCCTTCAAAACCCGGTGGACCCTACGCTAAACAAGACGTATGCGACCCTACTTCAATCAGGGTGCCCGAAGGATGTGGACCCCAGGATAGCCATCAACATGGATCCAAACACGCCCCAGACGTTTGATAATATGTACTTCAAGAATCTCCAGCAAGGGATGGGCCTATTCACCTCGGATCAAGTCCTCTTCACAGACACCAGGTCCAAGCCCCTTGTTAATAGATGGGCCAGAAATTCTTCAGATTTCCAGAAAGCCTTCATCAATGCAATGACCAGGCTAGGCCGGGTCGGAGTGAAGACGGCCAAGAATGGGAATATTCGTATTGATTGTGCTTCTTTCAATTGA
- the LOC133862302 gene encoding uncharacterized protein LOC133862302: MEKHLKPYDRENMRLAMLKHEETFKEQVYELHRLYQIQKMLMKNTESSRPNGGSQEPWNLKTNHHRDAQHKPQRKLDLERPAEEYIAESDGDRVLEIIDESEIELTLGPSSYNRRKKPETPLTSDSGPSFSSSSTGSSHINRTNSWTHQRIDTTREELNGYKVGLVKVPDMTSGCHSRSKNNIDHVEEQLRQERLNQPPWFFQVLSLNMT; the protein is encoded by the exons ATGGAGAAGCATCTTAAGCCGTATGACAGAGAAAACATGAGATTGGCCATGCTAAAACATGAAGAAACATTCAAGGAGCAG GTATATGAACTTCATCGATTATATCAGATCCAGAAGATGTTGATGAAAAACACTGAAAGCAGCAGGCCAAACGGAGGGAGTCAAGAACCATGGAATTTGAAGACTAATCATCATCGTGATGCACAACACAAGCCACAAAGGAAACTTGATCTGGAAAGGCCTGCTGAGGAGTATATTGCAGAATCAGACGGTGATAGAGTGTTAGAGATTATAGACGAAAGTGAGATTGAACTAACTCTGGGCCCCTCAAGTTACAACCGGAGGAAGAAACCTGAGACTCCACTAACATCGGATTCGGGACCaagcttctcttcttcttcaactgGATCTAGCCACATAAATAGGACAAATTCCTGGACCCATCAGAGGATAGATACAACAAGAGAAGAATTAAATGGCTACAAAGTGGGGCTTGTCAAGGTTCCTGACATGACATCCGGGTGCCATAGCAGAAGTAAAAACAATATTGATCATGTGGAAGAACAATTAAGACAGGAGAGGCTAAACCAGCCTCCTTGGTTTTTCCAAGTGTTGAGTTTGAACATGACATGA
- the LOC133862236 gene encoding BTB/POZ domain-containing protein SR1IP1 isoform X2: MTMKKGASVSAAMMDRDQEEAAPTTANMSSKKELLSTALKRTSEWIFSQEIPSDVTIHVGGDSFSLHKFPLVSKCGYIRKLVSESSDADLSVIELHEVPGGAEAFELAAKFCYGINFEIAIDNIAILRCVAEYLEMTEDYAVGNLVGRTEAYVNEVALKSLTGAVSVLHMSENLLPIAERVKLVSRCIDAISFTACKDSQFCMSSRDESVNEGAISSSVSHPKSIVAWWAEDLTVFRIDIFQRVLVAMIARGFKQYALGPILMLYAQKSLRGLAIFGKGRKKIEPRQEHEKRVVLETIVSLLPREKNTMSVSFLSMLLRAAIYLETTVACRLDLEKRMGTQLGQAVLDDLLIPAYSFTGDTLFDVDTVQRIMMNFLEFELEGSRLGYNADDVFNALAELIPEQSRVTEDGMYRAVDIYLKAHPALSDMERKKVCSLMDCQKLSREACAHAAQNDRLPVQTVVQVLYYEQQRLRDVMNDSLMGGDSSALSSKVNVYSTDILPISDELSSLRRENEDLKIELLKMKMRLKEIEKSPLISAASSPMRNTKPSADKPPLPRKSFMSSVSKKLGRLSPFSLADSLTPPNRKGLTKPSRDRRHSIS, from the exons ATGACAATGAAGAAAGGTGCCTCAGTCTCAGCTGCCATGATGGATCGAGATCAGGAAGAGGCTGCACCCACCACTGCTAACATGTCTTCTAAGAAAGAACTCCTTTCCACTGCCCTGAAGAGAACCAGCGAATg gATTTTCTCCCAGGAGATCCCGAGCGACGTTACCATTCATGTTGGAGGAGATTCATTTTCCTTGCATAAG TTTCCATTAGTCTCAAAGTGTGGATACATAAGAAAACTGGTGTCAGAGTCTAGTGATGCAGATCTTTCTGTCATTGAACTCCACGAAGTCCCGGGCGGAGCAGAAGCATTCGAACTTGCAGCTAAATTCTGCTATGGAATAAATTTTGAGATAGCAATAGACAACATTGCCATCCTCCGATGCGTGGCAGAGTATCTAGAGATGACCGAGGACTATGCTGTCGGAAACTTAGTGGGAAGAACTGAAGCCTACGTGAACGAGGTGGCACTTAAGAGCCTCACAGGGGCGGTTTCTGTTTTACATATGTCGGAAAACCTCCTTCCAATAGCAGAGAGAGTAAAACTGGTGAGCCGATGCATAGATGCCATCTCATTTACAGCCTGCAAAGATAGCCAGTTCTGTATGTCAAGCAGGGATGAGAGTGTCAATGAGGGTGCGATTTCTTCTTCAGTGTCTCATCCAAAGTCCATTGTTGCTTGGTGGGCTGAGGATTTGACTGTTTTTAGAATTGATATCTTTCAGCGAGTTCTGGTTGCAATGATTGCAAGAGGGTTTAAGCAATATGCTCTTGGTCCAATACTTATGCTCTATGCACAGAAATCTCTACGAGGTTTG GCAATATTTGGAAAGGGAAGGAAGAAGATTGAGCCACGACAAGAGCACGAGAAGAGGGTTGTATTAGAAACAATAGTGAGCCTTTTGCCAAGGGAAAAGAACACAATGTCTGTTAGCTTTCTCTCTATGCTGCTTCGAGCTGCAATATATCTTGAGACAACAGTTGCTTGCCGGCTTGACTTGGAAAAGAGGATGGGCACGCAATTGGGGCAGGCTGTTTTGGATGATCTCTTGATTCCTGCGTATTCCTTTACCGGGGACACGTTGTTTGACGTGGACACAGTGCAGCGGATCATGATGAATTTCCTTGAATTTGAACTGGAAGGGAGCCGTTTGGGCTACAATGCAGATGATGT GTTCAATGCTCTTGCTGAACTTATACCGGAACAATCAAGGGTAACAGAAGATGGGATGTACAGAGCCGTAGATATCTACCTAAAG GCTCATCCTGCTTTAAGTGacatggagagaaagaaagtttGCAGCCTGATGGACTGTCAGAAACTATCTCGGGAGGCTTGTGCACATGCTGCTCAGAACGACCGGCTTCCTGTTCAAACTGTGGTTCAAGTGCTTTATTATGAGCAACAACGCCTTAGAGATGTCATGAACGACAGCCTTATGGGTGGGGATTCTTCTGCTCTTTCTTCCAAAGTAAATGTATACTCCACTGATATCCTTCCAATTTCTGATGAGCTCTCCAGCTTACGAAGAGAGAATGAGGACCTTAAAATAGAGCtactgaaaatgaaaatgaggctgaaagaaattgaaaaatccCCACTCATATCAGCAGCAAGCAGTCCAATGCGAAACACTAAGCCATCTGCTGATAAGCCTCCTCTGCCTCGAAAATCATTTATGAGCTCTGTGTCCAAAAAACTTGGGCGGCTTTCTCCTTTTTCACTAGCTGATAGTCTCACGCCTCCCAATAGGAAAGGTTTGACAAAACCCAGCAGGGATCGTCGGCATTCCATATCTTAA
- the LOC133862236 gene encoding BTB/POZ domain-containing protein SR1IP1 isoform X1, with amino-acid sequence MTMKKGASVSAAMMDRDQEEAAPTTANMSSKKELLSTALKRTSEWIFSQEIPSDVTIHVGGDSFSLHKFPLVSKCGYIRKLVSESSDADLSVIELHEVPGGAEAFELAAKFCYGINFEIAIDNIAILRCVAEYLEMTEDYAVGNLVGRTEAYVNEVALKSLTGAVSVLHMSENLLPIAERVKLVSRCIDAISFTACKDSQFCMSSRDESVNEGAISSSVSHPKSIVAWWAEDLTVFRIDIFQRVLVAMIARGFKQYALGPILMLYAQKSLRGLAIFGKGRKKIEPRQEHEKRVVLETIVSLLPREKNTMSVSFLSMLLRAAIYLETTVACRLDLEKRMGTQLGQAVLDDLLIPAYSFTGDTLFDVDTVQRIMMNFLEFELEGSRLGYNADDVYVSLPPSDMERVGKLMENYLAEIASDRNLSVSRFNALAELIPEQSRVTEDGMYRAVDIYLKAHPALSDMERKKVCSLMDCQKLSREACAHAAQNDRLPVQTVVQVLYYEQQRLRDVMNDSLMGGDSSALSSKVNVYSTDILPISDELSSLRRENEDLKIELLKMKMRLKEIEKSPLISAASSPMRNTKPSADKPPLPRKSFMSSVSKKLGRLSPFSLADSLTPPNRKGLTKPSRDRRHSIS; translated from the exons ATGACAATGAAGAAAGGTGCCTCAGTCTCAGCTGCCATGATGGATCGAGATCAGGAAGAGGCTGCACCCACCACTGCTAACATGTCTTCTAAGAAAGAACTCCTTTCCACTGCCCTGAAGAGAACCAGCGAATg gATTTTCTCCCAGGAGATCCCGAGCGACGTTACCATTCATGTTGGAGGAGATTCATTTTCCTTGCATAAG TTTCCATTAGTCTCAAAGTGTGGATACATAAGAAAACTGGTGTCAGAGTCTAGTGATGCAGATCTTTCTGTCATTGAACTCCACGAAGTCCCGGGCGGAGCAGAAGCATTCGAACTTGCAGCTAAATTCTGCTATGGAATAAATTTTGAGATAGCAATAGACAACATTGCCATCCTCCGATGCGTGGCAGAGTATCTAGAGATGACCGAGGACTATGCTGTCGGAAACTTAGTGGGAAGAACTGAAGCCTACGTGAACGAGGTGGCACTTAAGAGCCTCACAGGGGCGGTTTCTGTTTTACATATGTCGGAAAACCTCCTTCCAATAGCAGAGAGAGTAAAACTGGTGAGCCGATGCATAGATGCCATCTCATTTACAGCCTGCAAAGATAGCCAGTTCTGTATGTCAAGCAGGGATGAGAGTGTCAATGAGGGTGCGATTTCTTCTTCAGTGTCTCATCCAAAGTCCATTGTTGCTTGGTGGGCTGAGGATTTGACTGTTTTTAGAATTGATATCTTTCAGCGAGTTCTGGTTGCAATGATTGCAAGAGGGTTTAAGCAATATGCTCTTGGTCCAATACTTATGCTCTATGCACAGAAATCTCTACGAGGTTTG GCAATATTTGGAAAGGGAAGGAAGAAGATTGAGCCACGACAAGAGCACGAGAAGAGGGTTGTATTAGAAACAATAGTGAGCCTTTTGCCAAGGGAAAAGAACACAATGTCTGTTAGCTTTCTCTCTATGCTGCTTCGAGCTGCAATATATCTTGAGACAACAGTTGCTTGCCGGCTTGACTTGGAAAAGAGGATGGGCACGCAATTGGGGCAGGCTGTTTTGGATGATCTCTTGATTCCTGCGTATTCCTTTACCGGGGACACGTTGTTTGACGTGGACACAGTGCAGCGGATCATGATGAATTTCCTTGAATTTGAACTGGAAGGGAGCCGTTTGGGCTACAATGCAGATGATGTGTATGTTTCTCTTCCACCAAGTGATATGGAACGGGTTGGGAAGCTAATGGAGAATTATCTTGCTGAAATAGCGTCTGATCGTAACTTATCTGTTTCAAGGTTCAATGCTCTTGCTGAACTTATACCGGAACAATCAAGGGTAACAGAAGATGGGATGTACAGAGCCGTAGATATCTACCTAAAG GCTCATCCTGCTTTAAGTGacatggagagaaagaaagtttGCAGCCTGATGGACTGTCAGAAACTATCTCGGGAGGCTTGTGCACATGCTGCTCAGAACGACCGGCTTCCTGTTCAAACTGTGGTTCAAGTGCTTTATTATGAGCAACAACGCCTTAGAGATGTCATGAACGACAGCCTTATGGGTGGGGATTCTTCTGCTCTTTCTTCCAAAGTAAATGTATACTCCACTGATATCCTTCCAATTTCTGATGAGCTCTCCAGCTTACGAAGAGAGAATGAGGACCTTAAAATAGAGCtactgaaaatgaaaatgaggctgaaagaaattgaaaaatccCCACTCATATCAGCAGCAAGCAGTCCAATGCGAAACACTAAGCCATCTGCTGATAAGCCTCCTCTGCCTCGAAAATCATTTATGAGCTCTGTGTCCAAAAAACTTGGGCGGCTTTCTCCTTTTTCACTAGCTGATAGTCTCACGCCTCCCAATAGGAAAGGTTTGACAAAACCCAGCAGGGATCGTCGGCATTCCATATCTTAA